The following are encoded in a window of Carassius auratus strain Wakin chromosome 6, ASM336829v1, whole genome shotgun sequence genomic DNA:
- the dync1i2b gene encoding cytoplasmic dynein 1 intermediate chain 2 isoform X2, producing MSDKSELKAELERKKQRLAQIREEKKRKEEERKKKELDGRREGASPPQDDSDLERKRREAEALLQSMGIVDASMVPPPMSPSAKSVGTPSETGSQDSGDGGTGPRRGPLKLGMSKVTQVDFPPRELVSYSKETQTPTQTHHKDNEEEEEEDLAVVQPAPENQDEKDSQKEEEEALPHELTEEEKQQILHSEEFVTFFDHSSRIVERALSEQVDVFFDYSGRALQDKEGESQAGAKLSLNRQFADERWSKHRVVTCLDWSPQYPELLAASYSSNEDAPHEPDGVALVWNMKYKKTTPEYVFHCQSAVLSAAFAQFHPNLLVGGTYSGQIVLWDNRSNKRTPVQRTPLSASAHTHPVYCVNVVGTQNAHNLISISTDGKMCSWSLDMLSTPQDSLELVFKQSKSVAVTSMSFPLGDVNNFVVGSEDGSVYSACRHGSKAGISEMFEGHHGPITGLDCHTAAGPVDFSHLFVTSSFDWTVKLWSNKNNKPLYSFEDNSDYVYDVMWSPTHPALFACVDGVGHLDLWNLNNETEVPTASVTVEGSPALNRVRWTHSGREVAVGDSEGQVHIYDVGEQISVPRQDEWTRFVQTLTEINENREDVEELAAQRLAA from the exons ATGTCTGACAAAAGTGAGCTGAAAGCAGAGTTAGAGAGAAAGAAACAACGACTGGCTCAGATCAGAGAGGAGAAGAAGAGGAAAGAGGAAGAGCGCAAGAAGAAAGAG CTGGATGGACGGAGGGAGGGAGCGTCTCCTCCGCAGGATGACTCTGAtctggagaggaagaggagggaggCAGAGGCTCTGCTGCAGAGCATGGGGATAGTGGACGCCTCCATGG TCCCCCCTCCCATGTCCCCCTCGGCCAAATCAGTGGGCACACCCAGTGAAACGGGCAGCCAGGACTCAGGAGACGGCGGCACGGGGCCGAG ACGTGGCCCGTTAAAACTAGGCATGTCAAAGGTCACGCAGGTGGACTTCCCGCCGAGAGAGCTGGTGTCGTACTCAAAAGAGACTCAGACGCCCACACAGACTCATCACAAAGATA atgaggaagaggaggaggaagatttGGCAGTGGTGCAGCCTGCTCCGGAGAATCAAGATGAGAAAGACTctcagaaagaggaagaggaag CGCTCCCTCATGAGCTGACGGAGGAAGAGAAACAGCAGATTCTTCACTCGGAGGAGTTCGTGACTTTCTTTGACCACAGCTCTCGGATCGTGGAGCGCGCTCTCTCGGAGCAGGTGGACGTGTTTTTCGACTACAGCGGACGGGCTCTTCAGGATAAAGAGGG aGAGTCTCAGGCTGGAGCCAAACTCTCCCTGAACAGACAGTTTGCAGACGAGCGCTGGTCCAAACACAGAGTGGTCACCTGTCTCGACTGGTCACCGCAG TACCCGGAGCTGCTGGCGGCGTCATACAGCAGTAATGAAGACGCTCCACACGAACCCGACGGTGTGGCTCTCGTCTGGAACATGAAATATAAGAAAACCACACCGGAATATGTCTTCCACTGCCAG tctgCAGTGCTTTCAGCAGCGTTTGCACAGTTTCATCCCAATCTGCTGGTTGGAGGCACGTACTCGGGCCAGATCGTCCTGTGGGACAACCGCAGTAACAAGCGCACCCCTGTGCAGAGGACGCCCCTCTCCGCCTCTGCTCACAcg cacCCGGTGTACTGTGTGAATGTGGTGGGGACGCAGAACGCTCACAATCTCATCAGCATCTCCACCGACGGCAAGATGTGCTCCTGGAGTCTGGACATGCTGTCCACGCCACAG gacAGTCTGGAGCTGGTGTTCAAGCAGTCTAAGTCAGTGGCCGTCACCTCCATGTCATTTCCTCTGGGTGACGTCAATAACTTTGTGGTGGGCAGTGAGGACGGGTCGGTCTACAGCGCCTGCAGACACGGCAG taaAGCGGGCATCAGTGAGATGTTTGAGGGTCATCATGGACCAATCACAGGCCTCGACTGCCACACAGCGGCAGGACCGGTCGACTTCTCGCATCTATTTGTCACTTCCTCCTTCGACTGGACCGTCAAACTCTGGAGTAACAAG AACAATAAGCCTCTGTACTCCTTTGAGGATAATTCAGACTACGTGTACGACGTCATGTGGTCTCCCACACACCCCGCTCTGTTTGCCTGCGTGGACGGGGTCGGACATCTGGACCTGTGGAACCTCAACAACGAAACTGAG GTTCCCACAGCGAGCGTGACGGTGGAGGGAAGCCCTGCGCTGAACCGCGTGCGCTGGACTCATTCGGGACGAGAGGTGGCTGTCGGAGACTCTGAGGGCCAGGTGCACATTTATGACGTCGGAGAG CAAATCTCAGTGCCGCGGCAGGACGAGTGGACACGCTTCGTGCAGACGCTCACCGAGATCAATGAGAACCGCGAAGACGTGGAAGAACTGGCTGCTCAGCGATTGGCTGCATGA
- the dync1i2b gene encoding cytoplasmic dynein 1 intermediate chain 2 isoform X1, translated as MSDKSELKAELERKKQRLAQIREEKKRKEEERKKKELDGRREGASPPQDDSDLERKRREAEALLQSMGIVDASMVPPPMSPSAKSVGTPSETGSQDSGDGGTGPRTLHWDSDPSTLLLHSDSQLGRGPLKLGMSKVTQVDFPPRELVSYSKETQTPTQTHHKDNEEEEEEDLAVVQPAPENQDEKDSQKEEEEALPHELTEEEKQQILHSEEFVTFFDHSSRIVERALSEQVDVFFDYSGRALQDKEGESQAGAKLSLNRQFADERWSKHRVVTCLDWSPQYPELLAASYSSNEDAPHEPDGVALVWNMKYKKTTPEYVFHCQSAVLSAAFAQFHPNLLVGGTYSGQIVLWDNRSNKRTPVQRTPLSASAHTHPVYCVNVVGTQNAHNLISISTDGKMCSWSLDMLSTPQDSLELVFKQSKSVAVTSMSFPLGDVNNFVVGSEDGSVYSACRHGSKAGISEMFEGHHGPITGLDCHTAAGPVDFSHLFVTSSFDWTVKLWSNKNNKPLYSFEDNSDYVYDVMWSPTHPALFACVDGVGHLDLWNLNNETEVPTASVTVEGSPALNRVRWTHSGREVAVGDSEGQVHIYDVGEQISVPRQDEWTRFVQTLTEINENREDVEELAAQRLAA; from the exons ATGTCTGACAAAAGTGAGCTGAAAGCAGAGTTAGAGAGAAAGAAACAACGACTGGCTCAGATCAGAGAGGAGAAGAAGAGGAAAGAGGAAGAGCGCAAGAAGAAAGAG CTGGATGGACGGAGGGAGGGAGCGTCTCCTCCGCAGGATGACTCTGAtctggagaggaagaggagggaggCAGAGGCTCTGCTGCAGAGCATGGGGATAGTGGACGCCTCCATGG TCCCCCCTCCCATGTCCCCCTCGGCCAAATCAGTGGGCACACCCAGTGAAACGGGCAGCCAGGACTCAGGAGACGGCGGCACGGGGCCGAG GACTCTTCATTGGGACTCTGACCCCTCTACTCTACTGCTCCATTCAGACTCTCAGCTCGG ACGTGGCCCGTTAAAACTAGGCATGTCAAAGGTCACGCAGGTGGACTTCCCGCCGAGAGAGCTGGTGTCGTACTCAAAAGAGACTCAGACGCCCACACAGACTCATCACAAAGATA atgaggaagaggaggaggaagatttGGCAGTGGTGCAGCCTGCTCCGGAGAATCAAGATGAGAAAGACTctcagaaagaggaagaggaag CGCTCCCTCATGAGCTGACGGAGGAAGAGAAACAGCAGATTCTTCACTCGGAGGAGTTCGTGACTTTCTTTGACCACAGCTCTCGGATCGTGGAGCGCGCTCTCTCGGAGCAGGTGGACGTGTTTTTCGACTACAGCGGACGGGCTCTTCAGGATAAAGAGGG aGAGTCTCAGGCTGGAGCCAAACTCTCCCTGAACAGACAGTTTGCAGACGAGCGCTGGTCCAAACACAGAGTGGTCACCTGTCTCGACTGGTCACCGCAG TACCCGGAGCTGCTGGCGGCGTCATACAGCAGTAATGAAGACGCTCCACACGAACCCGACGGTGTGGCTCTCGTCTGGAACATGAAATATAAGAAAACCACACCGGAATATGTCTTCCACTGCCAG tctgCAGTGCTTTCAGCAGCGTTTGCACAGTTTCATCCCAATCTGCTGGTTGGAGGCACGTACTCGGGCCAGATCGTCCTGTGGGACAACCGCAGTAACAAGCGCACCCCTGTGCAGAGGACGCCCCTCTCCGCCTCTGCTCACAcg cacCCGGTGTACTGTGTGAATGTGGTGGGGACGCAGAACGCTCACAATCTCATCAGCATCTCCACCGACGGCAAGATGTGCTCCTGGAGTCTGGACATGCTGTCCACGCCACAG gacAGTCTGGAGCTGGTGTTCAAGCAGTCTAAGTCAGTGGCCGTCACCTCCATGTCATTTCCTCTGGGTGACGTCAATAACTTTGTGGTGGGCAGTGAGGACGGGTCGGTCTACAGCGCCTGCAGACACGGCAG taaAGCGGGCATCAGTGAGATGTTTGAGGGTCATCATGGACCAATCACAGGCCTCGACTGCCACACAGCGGCAGGACCGGTCGACTTCTCGCATCTATTTGTCACTTCCTCCTTCGACTGGACCGTCAAACTCTGGAGTAACAAG AACAATAAGCCTCTGTACTCCTTTGAGGATAATTCAGACTACGTGTACGACGTCATGTGGTCTCCCACACACCCCGCTCTGTTTGCCTGCGTGGACGGGGTCGGACATCTGGACCTGTGGAACCTCAACAACGAAACTGAG GTTCCCACAGCGAGCGTGACGGTGGAGGGAAGCCCTGCGCTGAACCGCGTGCGCTGGACTCATTCGGGACGAGAGGTGGCTGTCGGAGACTCTGAGGGCCAGGTGCACATTTATGACGTCGGAGAG CAAATCTCAGTGCCGCGGCAGGACGAGTGGACACGCTTCGTGCAGACGCTCACCGAGATCAATGAGAACCGCGAAGACGTGGAAGAACTGGCTGCTCAGCGATTGGCTGCATGA